The genome window CGCCCCCGCCCCGCAGCGCCCAGAACAGGTCCGGCTCCACCGACCGCGACACCGTGCGCACCCGCCCGTCGGCGGTGACGATCCGCGCGGCCTCCAGGTGGTCGCACGTCAGCCCGTACTTCCGGTCGAGCAGGCCGACACCGCCGCCGAGGGCGAGCCCGGCGATGCCCACCGTGTCGCAGCTGCCCGCCGGGAGCACCCGCCCGGCCGCGGCGAGCGCCGTCGCGATCGGCCCGAGCCGGGCGCCGGCGCCGATCTCCGCGCGGCCGTCCGGGCGCACCTCGACGCCCGAAAACCGGCTCAGGTCCACGACGATCCCGCCGTCCACTGTGGAATAGCCGGGGTAGCTGTGCCCGCCGCTGCGAGCGGCGACCGGCAGCCCGTGCCGCGCCGCGAACCCGAGGGCCGCCTGGACGTCTTCGACGCGCGCGGCGCCCACGACCGCCGCCGGCACCCGGTCGTCGTACATCGTGAAGAAACCCTGCTTGGCCTCCGGGTAGCCGGGGTCCGACGGGCGGAACAACGGCCCCGAGAGCCGTTTCCGCAGCCGCTCCCAGTCGTCCGGCGGCGGCCACCCCGCCAGGCCCGCCACCGGCACCGCTCCGGAAATCCGCAAGAAAGCCCGCCTGTCCACGTCACTCCCCCCGCCCCGTGTCCCCTGGGCATTCGGCTGGTCCCCGGGGCCCTGCCTTGCCGTGACCAGGGTAGCGGGTGTGTGATCGAGGACACATCCCGTACACCAGCCGTTCGCCGAGGAGTCGTCATGGCAGACAAACAAGCCAAGAACGCCGACACCGGGGCCGCCGTCGCTGTGGACGACCCCGCGAAGGTGCGCAACGTCGTGCTCGTAGGCCCGTCCGGTTCGGGGAAGACCACCCTCACCGAGGCCCTCCTCGCCGCCTCCGGCACGGTGCCCCGCGCGGGCTCGGTCGTCGACGGGACCACGGTGTGCGACCACGACCCCGCGGCGGTCCGCCAGCAGCGCTCGGTCGGCCTCTCCGTCGCACCGGTGCTGCACCAGGGCCACAAGATCAACCTGATCGACACGCCGGGGTACGCGGACTTCGTCGGGGAGCTGCGGGCCGGGCTGCGCGCGGCGGACGCGGCGCTGTTCGTCGTCTGCGCCGCCGAGGGCGTCGACGCGGCGACGGTCGCGGTGTGGGAGGAGTGCGCCGCGGTCGGGATGCCGCGCGCGGTCGTCGTCTCCCGGCTCGACCACCACCGGGCCGACGCGATGGCCGAGATCGCCGCCTGCCAGGCCGCGTTCGGCGCCGGCGTGCTGCCGCTGTACCTGCCCGCCGGCGACGGCCTGGTCGGGCTGATCACCCAGCGGTACTTCGACTACTCCGCCGGGTCCCCGCCGAAGATCGGCGAGCCGGATCCGGCCGAGCTCGAACGGCTGGGCGAGGCCCGCAACGAGCTGATCGAAGGGATCATCGCCGAGAGCGAGGACGAGTCCCTGATGGACCGCTACCTCGCCGGGGAGGAGATCGCCGAAGAAACCCTCATCGCCGACCTCGAAACCGCTGTCGCGCGCGGGTCGTTCCACCCCGTCATCCCGGTGTGCTCGACCAGCGGGATCGGCCTGACCGAGGTGCTCGACGGGATCGTCCGCGCGTTCCCCTCGCCGCTGGAGCACCGGCCGCCCGACGTCACCACGCCCGACGGCGGGACGCACGCCGCCATCACCGCCGACCCCGCGGGCCCCCTCGCCGCGGAGGTCGTCCGGACGGCCGTCGACTCCTACGTCGGCCGGGTGTCGCTGGTCCGGGTGTTCTCCGGGACGCTGCGCCCCGAGCGGCCGGTGCACGTGTCCGGGCACGGCCTCGCCGAGCGCGGCCACGAGGACCACGACGCCGACGAGCGCGTCGCGCACCTCTACTCCCCGCTCGGCGCGAACCTGCGGGAAGTGCCCTACTGCGTCGCGGGCGACCTGTGCGCGCTGACGAAGGTCGGCTCGGCCGAAACCGGCGACACCGTCTCCTCCCCCGACGACCCGCTGCTGATGGAGCCGTGGGCGATGCCGGAGCCGCTGCTGCCGGTGGCGGTGGTCGCGAAGACCCGCAGCGACGAGGACACCCTCGCCCGCAACCTCTCCCGGCTGGTCGCCGGCGACCCGACGCTGCGGCTGGACCGCAACGCCGAGACCGCGCAGCTGGTGCTGTGGTGCATGGGCGAGGCCCACGCCGACGTCGTGCTGTCGCGGCTGCGGGCGGGCGGCGCGGACGTCGACACCGAACCGGTGAAGATCAGCCTGCGTTCGACGTTCGCCAAGCCGGCCAAGGGACACGGGCGGCACGTCAAGCAGTCCGGCGGGCACGGCCAGTTCGCCGTCTGCGACATCGAAGTCGAGCCGCTCCCGCGCGGCGGCGGGGTCCAGTTCGTCGACAAGGTCGTCGGCGGCTCGGTGCCGCACCAGTTCATCCCGAGCGTGGAGAAGGGGGTGCGGGCCCAGCTGCAGCGCGGGCTGGCCGACGGGCACCCGGTGGTCGACGTCAAGGTGACGCTGGTCGACGGCAAGGCGCACAGCGTCGACTCCTCGGACGCGGCGTTCCAGACGGCCGGCGCGCTGGCCCTGCGGGAGGCGGCGGCGAACGGGCACATCACGATGCTCGAGCCGCTGGAGGAGGTGGCGATCCGGCTCCCGGACGAGCACCTCGGCACGGTGCTGGGCGACCTGTCGTCCCGGCGCGGCCGGGTGCTGGGCACCGAGGCCGACGACGGCGGCCGCACGGTGATCCGCGCGGAGGTGCCGGCGACGGAGCTCGTCCGGTACCTGATCGACCTGCGCTCGATGACGTCGGGCACGGCGACGTTCACCCGCCGCCACGCCCGTTTCGAGCCGATGCCGGAAGGGATGGCGGTCCACTGACCCGAGCTCGTGAGTGTTTAGGACGGTTAGAACCGTCCTAAACACTCACGACCGGCGTCAGAAGGCGAAGCCGCCGGGACGGCCGTTGCGGTCGGCGAGCAGGCCGGCGAGGGTCGCGATGGCGATCTCCGGCGGGGTGCGCGAGCCGATGTTCAGCCCCACCGGCCGGTGCACGCGGGCGATGTCGGACTCCGCGACGCCGAGCCCGCGCAACGCGGCCTCGTGCGGGCCCGGATGACGGGGGTTGCCGAGCACGCCTATCCACCGGGGCTTCTGGTCGAGCGCGGACTTCAGCACCTCGCCGAGCTCGGGCCGGTGGTGGTCGGTCACGACGACGTCCGCCGAGCCGTCCAGCGGGGGCAGCGTCGTGGCGGCCTCGACGCCCTCGGGCCCGTCGGTCACCCGCGCGGCGTCGGGCTCGTACAGCGCGACGTGGTAGCCGAGCTCGCGCGCGAACGTCAGCAGGTGCCGCGAAACCGGCGACGCGAACACCGCCACCAAGGTCCGCACGTCCGGGTCCGCCGCCGCGGTGCCGTGGGCGACGTCGCAGGTCTCACTCATGCGGCCAGTCTGTCAGCCGCCGCCTTGTTCGCCCACCGTCACGCGGAACTGCCACACGTCGGTCTTGCCTTTGACCAGCACCAGGTACCCGTCGGTCACGCGCAGGACGACCCGCTTCTGCGGCGACGACGGCCGCGGCGGCCGGTGCTGCTTGGCCAGCAGGTACGCCTCGCCGAGCGCGGTGTCGCGGTCGGGGTAGCCCGCCGCGTCGGCGACACCCCAGCCCCGGCCGTCGCCCGCGCCGCCCTGCTCTTCGATGACCACCCACCACGTACTCATGCCGGTCCGACGCGGCGGGGCCCGGGGTGGTTTCAGATCTCTTCGAGCACGCTCAGGCGGAAGTGGAAGGTCGACGTCCGGCCTTCGACGATCACCAGGTACCCGCCGGGACCGCGCAGGACTTTCCGCGCCTTCGGCGACCAGGGGTAGGCCGGCTGGTACTCCCGGGCGAGCCGCTCGGCTTCGGCTTCGGCCGTGGCCCGGTCGTCGTAGGGGAAGGTCTCGGACAGCGACCAGTTCCGGCCCTCACCGGCGCCGCGCTGCTCCTCGACGACCACCCACCAGCTCACGCCGGTGCCGCCACGGTCTCGCCGAGCGTCACGCGGAAGTGGAACGTCGCCGTGCGGCCGGTCGCGATCACCAGGTACCCGTCGCCGACCCGCAGCACCTTGCGCTCCTTCACGCTCGACGGGTGCACCGGCTCGTGCTCGAACGCGAGCCGTCGCGCGACCTGGTCGGCGTGCTCGCGGTCCCCGCCCGCCGGCTTCGTCTTGGTGACGTTCCAGGCGCGCGCGTCACCGGCGCCGCGCTGTTCTTCGACGACCACCCACCACACGTCAGACCTCCGGCTCGGCGAACTCGAAGTACTCCGGCAGCGGCGCCGTGCCCGCCAGCTTGAAGTACCGGACCTTGCGCCGCCGTCGCAGCCTCAGCGTGTCGCGGACGGCGTCGTTGTGGACGCGGCGGGCGATCACCACCCGGTGCTCGGCGTCGGTGAGCTCCTCGGCCAGCTCGGCCGGCAGCGCGGCCCGGTCGACGCGGCTCAGGTGCAGGGTCAGCTCGTTCTCGTCGGCCTCGCGGTCGGCGCGCGGGGCCGCTTCGGCGCGCTCGGCCGACGTCCGCAGCACCGGGTCGCCGACCAGGGCCGCGACCGCGCGTGCCACCACCGCCCGCCGGGCCAGGGCCGCGTCGAGGGCGGCCCAGCCCGCGTCCGTGCGGACGTGCAGCCGGTCGAGGCGGTTCGCCGTCGCCACCAGGAAGAGGCCACCGGCCACGACGACCAGCGCCAGCAGCGGCAGCAGCCACTCGAGCACGCTCACCGGGCGAGCTCCCCCTCCGGCGCCGCCACGCGCCGCGGGTCGGCGGCGATCGCCGTCTCGTAGACCCGCAGCACCTGGGTGGCCACCACCGCCCAGTCGAACATCGTCACGTGCTCCCCCGCCGCCGCGGCCAGGGACGCCCGACGCGCCGGGTCGCCGAGCAGCTCGCGCAGCCCGTCCGCGAGCGCCTCGGGGTCGCCGGTCGTGGCGAGCATCCCGGCGTGGCCGTCGTCGAGCACCCGCCGGAACGAGTCGAGGTCGCTGGCCAGCACCGCCGTGCCCGCCGCCATCGCCTCGGTCAGGATCATCCCGAAGCTCTCGCCGCCGGTGTTGGGCGCGCAGTAGACGTCGACGCTGCGCAGGGCCTGCGCCTTGACGGCGTCGTCCGCCTGGCCGAGCAGTTCGAGGTGCGGTGCCAGCTCCGGGCCGGCGTCGCGGCGCAGCTGGGCGGCGTCCCCGCGGCCGACGACGACCAGCCGCAGGTCTTCGAACTCGGGGAGGATCCGCCGCAGCGCCTCCAGCAGCACGCCCATCCCCTTGCGCGGCTCGCCGAAGCGGCCGACGAACCCGACCGTCCCGCCGGCCCGCGGGTAACCCGGCAGCGGCGCCGCCGAGGAGAAGAACTCGACGTCGACGCCGTTGGGGATCTCCACGGCGTCGCCGCCCGCGTGCTCGACCTGGACCCGGCGGGCGAGCGCGGACACCGCGATCCGCGCGGTGATCTTCTCCAGCAGCGGCCGCAGCACCGGCTGGAACGCCGACAGCGTGCGCGAGCGCGTGGTCGCGGTGTGGAACGTCGCCACGATCGGGCCGTCGGCGATCAGCAGCGCGAGCAGCGAAAGGCTCGGCGCGGCCGGTTCGTGCAGGTGCAGGACGTCGAAGTCGCCGTCGCGGATCCAGCGGCGCACCCGGGCGTAGGACACCGGGCCGAACTGCAGCCGCGCGACCGAGCCGTTGTACGGGATGCCGAGCGCCTTGCCCGCCGGGTGCACGAAGTCCGGCAGATCCGCGTCGTCGTCGGCGGGCGCGAGCACGGAGACCTGGTGCCCGCGCGAGAGCAGGGCCTTCGTCAGGTCGATCACGTGGCCCTGGACCCCGCCGGGCACGTCGAACGAGTAGGGGCAGACGATCCCGACCCGCAGCGGGCGCGCGGCCACAGCTCAGCTCGCTTCTTCGAGGCTGACCCGCTCGCCGGCCTCGAGGTCGGCGGGCCAGAACTTCTGGAGCATGTGCCAGTCGGCGGGGTGCGCGGCGATGTCGCCGGCGAAGATGTCGGCCAGTGCCTGGGTGGCGGCCGGGACCTCGGCGCGCGCGGTGACGCGGATGCGCGGGTGCAGCCGGATCTGCCAGCCGTCCTCGGTGAACCAGCAGCCGGCCGGGATCAGCGCCGCGCCGGTCGTGGCGGCCAGGCGCGCCGGGCCGCCGGGGAAGCGGGCCTGTTCGCCGAAGAACTTCACCGGGATGCCGCTGGTGGTCAGGTCGCGGTCGCCGACCAGGCAGACGGCCTTGTTCTCGCGCAGCCGCTTGAGCAGCACGCGCATCGCGGAGCTGTCGCCGGTCAGCGGCACGATCTCGAAGCCGAGCGACTCGCGGTACTCGACGAACCGGCGGTACAGCGATTCGGGCTTGAGGCGTTCGGCGACGGTGGTGAACCCGCCGAGGTAGTCGGCCAGCCAGACGCCGGCGATGTCCCAGTTGCCGCTGTGCGGCAGCGCCATCACCGCGCCGTTGCCCTCGGCGAGCGCCGCGTCCAGGTTCTCGACGCCGGTGATGGAGGCGGCGACCTTGTCGCTGACCTCCTTCTGGTCCATCGACGGCAGCCGGAACGTCTCGTGCCAGTACCGGGCGTACGAGCGCATCGCGCGCCGGGTGAGCTCGTCCATCTCGACCGGGTCGGCCTGCGGGACGACGCGGGCGAGGTTGGCGCGCAGCTGCCGCACTCCCCCGCCGTCGCGGCGGACGGCGAGGTCGGCACCGAGCGAGAAGACCGTGCCGCCGAACCCGGCGGGCAGCCAGCCGGCCAGCCGCCAGCCCGCCGCGTAGCCGAAAGCGCTCAGCCGCTCGGTCAGCTTGGTCATGCCGGCTGCTCCCCGGTGGCCGCCTCGCGCGCCGCTTTGGCCACGGCCGCGAACCGCTGCAGCAGCGTGATGACCGACAGCACGGCCAGCAGCCAGAGCGTGACGTCCACGGTGTACGGGATGCCGAAGCCGTGCAGGCCGGTGCCGACCAGCGCGATGATCAGCCGCTCGGCGCGCTCGACGAGCCCGCCGTCCACCGGCAGGCCGGACGCGTCCGCGCGGGCCTTGACGTAGGAGATGACCTGGGCGAGCACCAGGCACAGCAGCGCGGCGGCGGCGGCCGGGTGGTTGTCGTCGACGACGAAGCACCACCAGGCGATGGCGGCGAACAGCGCGCCGTCGACCAGCCTGTCGCACGTCGCGTCGAGCACCGCGCCGAACGGGGTGCCGTAGCCGCGGGCGCGGGCCATGGCGCCGTCGAGGAGGTCGAGCATGGCGAAGCCCCACACCGTGAAGGTGCCCCAGAGCAGGTAGCCGTTCGGGAAGAAGGCCAGGGCGCAAATGACGGCGCCGGCGGTGCCGAGCACGGTCATCACGTTCGGGGTCAGCCCGACGCGGACCAGCGCCTGGCCGATCGGATCGGTGACGCGGGAAACGGAGGCACGCGCGAAGATGTTGAGCATCGTTTCGTCAGAGGCACCTGGCTACGAGGGTCGGGTGGGCGAATGCAGCCTATCCACCCGCCGCGGCGGCACCGACGCGCCGCCCCGCCTCAGCCCGATTTCGAGAGCTGGCTCTCGTGCTCCCGCTCCTCTTCGGCCGCCTGCGCGGCCGCGCACTTCGGCGAAAGGCGCTGCCGGATCGCGGCGCTGATTTCCCCGAGCGCGACGACCTGTTCCGGCGTCAGCGGGTCGAAGAGGCTCTCGCGGACGGCCTCGACGTGCCCCGGGGCAGCCGCTTCGAGCGCGGCGAAACCCTCCGGCGTGAGCACGGCCCAGGCCCCGCGCTTGTCGGTCGGGCAGGCCTCCCGGCGCACCCAGCCATTGGCTTCCAGCCGCGCGACGGCGTGCGAGAGCCGGCTGCGCGACGCCTGCCGCGCGTCGGCGAGCTCACTCATCCGCAACCGGCGGCCGGGTGCTTCGGAAAGCGAAACGAGGACTTCGTAGTAGGTGTGCGGCATGCCCGAGTCGTGCTGCAGCTGGCCCTCGAGGTGCGCGCTGAGCATGCGGGTGGCCGCGTTGAACTCACGCCAGACGCGCTGTTCGTCGTCGCTGAGCCATCGGGTTTCGGACATACCCCCATCATACCCTCGGTTGAACACTCAATCAGCGTTTACCGGTTACGGCATCCGAGCGTTTCCGAATGGTCACCAAGCGTCGGCGAGCAGGTCCCGCGTTTCGCCCAGCAATTGCGGGAGCACCTTCGTCTGCCCGATCACCGGCATGAAGTTCGCGTCCCCGCCCCAGCGCGGAACCAGGTGCTGGTGCAGGTGCGCCGCGATGCCCGCGCCGGCGATCACGCCCTGGTTCAGGCCGATGTTGAACCCGTGCGCCCCCGACACCGCGCGGATCACCTTCATCGCGTGCTGCGTGAACTCCGCGACCTCGCGGGTCTCCTCGACCGTCAGCTCGGTGTAGTCCGCGACGTGCCGGTACGGCACCACCATCAGGTGGCCCGGGTTGTACGGGTACAGGTTCAGCACCGCGTACACCGTCTCGCCGCGCGCGACGATCAGCCCCGTTTTGTCGTCCAGGGAAGGGATACGGCAGAACGGGCAGCCGGTGTCCTCATCGCCGTCCGGCTTGTCCTGACCCTTGATGTAGGCCATCCGGTGCGGGGTCCAGAGGCGCTGGAACGCGTCCTGGACCCCGGCGCCCTGCTGCTCGACGAGCTCCGGACCGTCACTCACCGAACGACCGTCTCCAGCGCCTCGGCCGAGGGCGAAGCGTTCTCGCGGCGCTCGACCCACTCGACGATCGCGGCCACGGCGGCGTCGACCGGCACGCCGTTGATCTGGCCGCCGTCGCGGAAGCGGAACGACACCGCGCCCGCCTCGACGTCCTTCGCACCGGCCAGCAGCATGAACGGCACCTTCTGCGTGGTGTGCGTGCGGATCTTCTTCTGCATACGGTCGTCGCTGGCGTCGACCTCGGCGCGGATGCCCTTGGCGCGCAACGCCTTCTCGATGGCCTGCAGGTGCTCGACCTGGTCGGCGGTGATCGGGATGCCGACCACCTGCACCGGCGCGAGCCACGCCGGGAACGCGCCCGCGTAGTGCTCGGTCAGCACGCCGAAGAACCGCTCGATGGAGCCGAAGAGCGCGCGGTGGATCATCACCGGGCGCTGGCGCGAGCCGTCCGGCGCGGTGTACTCGAGCTCGAACCGCTTGTTCTGGTTGAAGTCCAGCTGGATGGTCGACATCTGCCAGGTGCGGCCGATGGCGTCCTTGGCCTGCACCGAGATCTTGGGGCCGTAGAAGGCCGCGCCGCCCGGGTCCGGGACCAGCTCGAGGCCGGAGTCGACGGCGGCCTGCCGCAGCGTCTCGGTGGCCTCCTCCCACTCCCAGTCCTCGCCGATGAACTTGTCGGAGTCCCCGCGGGTGGACAGCTCGAGGTAGAAGTCGGAAAGGCCGTAGTCGGCCAGCAGGTCGAGGACGAACTTCAGCAGCGACCGGAGCTCACCCGGCATCTGCTCCTTGGTGCAGTAGATGTGCGAGTCGTCCATCGTCAGCCCGCGCACGCGGGTGAGGCCGTGCACCACGCCCGACTTCTCGTA of Amycolatopsis solani contains these proteins:
- a CDS encoding elongation factor G-like protein EF-G2, translated to MADKQAKNADTGAAVAVDDPAKVRNVVLVGPSGSGKTTLTEALLAASGTVPRAGSVVDGTTVCDHDPAAVRQQRSVGLSVAPVLHQGHKINLIDTPGYADFVGELRAGLRAADAALFVVCAAEGVDAATVAVWEECAAVGMPRAVVVSRLDHHRADAMAEIAACQAAFGAGVLPLYLPAGDGLVGLITQRYFDYSAGSPPKIGEPDPAELERLGEARNELIEGIIAESEDESLMDRYLAGEEIAEETLIADLETAVARGSFHPVIPVCSTSGIGLTEVLDGIVRAFPSPLEHRPPDVTTPDGGTHAAITADPAGPLAAEVVRTAVDSYVGRVSLVRVFSGTLRPERPVHVSGHGLAERGHEDHDADERVAHLYSPLGANLREVPYCVAGDLCALTKVGSAETGDTVSSPDDPLLMEPWAMPEPLLPVAVVAKTRSDEDTLARNLSRLVAGDPTLRLDRNAETAQLVLWCMGEAHADVVLSRLRAGGADVDTEPVKISLRSTFAKPAKGHGRHVKQSGGHGQFAVCDIEVEPLPRGGGVQFVDKVVGGSVPHQFIPSVEKGVRAQLQRGLADGHPVVDVKVTLVDGKAHSVDSSDAAFQTAGALALREAAANGHITMLEPLEEVAIRLPDEHLGTVLGDLSSRRGRVLGTEADDGGRTVIRAEVPATELVRYLIDLRSMTSGTATFTRRHARFEPMPEGMAVH
- a CDS encoding XdhC family protein produces the protein MSETCDVAHGTAAADPDVRTLVAVFASPVSRHLLTFARELGYHVALYEPDAARVTDGPEGVEAATTLPPLDGSADVVVTDHHRPELGEVLKSALDQKPRWIGVLGNPRHPGPHEAALRGLGVAESDIARVHRPVGLNIGSRTPPEIAIATLAGLLADRNGRPGGFAF
- a CDS encoding NUDIX hydrolase, whose product is MSVLEWLLPLLALVVVAGGLFLVATANRLDRLHVRTDAGWAALDAALARRAVVARAVAALVGDPVLRTSAERAEAAPRADREADENELTLHLSRVDRAALPAELAEELTDAEHRVVIARRVHNDAVRDTLRLRRRRKVRYFKLAGTAPLPEYFEFAEPEV
- a CDS encoding glycosyltransferase family 4 protein, translated to MRVGIVCPYSFDVPGGVQGHVIDLTKALLSRGHQVSVLAPADDDADLPDFVHPAGKALGIPYNGSVARLQFGPVSYARVRRWIRDGDFDVLHLHEPAAPSLSLLALLIADGPIVATFHTATTRSRTLSAFQPVLRPLLEKITARIAVSALARRVQVEHAGGDAVEIPNGVDVEFFSSAAPLPGYPRAGGTVGFVGRFGEPRKGMGVLLEALRRILPEFEDLRLVVVGRGDAAQLRRDAGPELAPHLELLGQADDAVKAQALRSVDVYCAPNTGGESFGMILTEAMAAGTAVLASDLDSFRRVLDDGHAGMLATTGDPEALADGLRELLGDPARRASLAAAAGEHVTMFDWAVVATQVLRVYETAIAADPRRVAAPEGELAR
- a CDS encoding phosphatidylinositol mannoside acyltransferase, which codes for MTKLTERLSAFGYAAGWRLAGWLPAGFGGTVFSLGADLAVRRDGGGVRQLRANLARVVPQADPVEMDELTRRAMRSYARYWHETFRLPSMDQKEVSDKVAASITGVENLDAALAEGNGAVMALPHSGNWDIAGVWLADYLGGFTTVAERLKPESLYRRFVEYRESLGFEIVPLTGDSSAMRVLLKRLRENKAVCLVGDRDLTTSGIPVKFFGEQARFPGGPARLAATTGAALIPAGCWFTEDGWQIRLHPRIRVTARAEVPAATQALADIFAGDIAAHPADWHMLQKFWPADLEAGERVSLEEAS
- the pgsA gene encoding phosphatidylinositol phosphate synthase, with the protein product MLNIFARASVSRVTDPIGQALVRVGLTPNVMTVLGTAGAVICALAFFPNGYLLWGTFTVWGFAMLDLLDGAMARARGYGTPFGAVLDATCDRLVDGALFAAIAWWCFVVDDNHPAAAAALLCLVLAQVISYVKARADASGLPVDGGLVERAERLIIALVGTGLHGFGIPYTVDVTLWLLAVLSVITLLQRFAAVAKAAREAATGEQPA
- a CDS encoding MarR family winged helix-turn-helix transcriptional regulator; this encodes MSETRWLSDDEQRVWREFNAATRMLSAHLEGQLQHDSGMPHTYYEVLVSLSEAPGRRLRMSELADARQASRSRLSHAVARLEANGWVRREACPTDKRGAWAVLTPEGFAALEAAAPGHVEAVRESLFDPLTPEQVVALGEISAAIRQRLSPKCAAAQAAEEEREHESQLSKSG
- a CDS encoding HIT family protein → MSDGPELVEQQGAGVQDAFQRLWTPHRMAYIKGQDKPDGDEDTGCPFCRIPSLDDKTGLIVARGETVYAVLNLYPYNPGHLMVVPYRHVADYTELTVEETREVAEFTQHAMKVIRAVSGAHGFNIGLNQGVIAGAGIAAHLHQHLVPRWGGDANFMPVIGQTKVLPQLLGETRDLLADAW